In Mesorhizobium sp. 113-3-3, a genomic segment contains:
- a CDS encoding class I fructose-bisphosphate aldolase: protein MSLGTKVRLARLFSHPSGNLFGGAVDHFVGYGDVRKGGLADLPGALARVMVGKPDYVSIQPGTARHLWPQYAGKASLVIQAGCFTPDDRISELIATPEDAVRAGADALAVAIPVRGATEGKYIRWLTDSVNAAARYGMPVVAHIYPRDFTDGAKIVFTPDEIAYAARIGYESGVDVIKIGYTGDFESFRETVRTCPVPVVIAGGPKTDTLLGALQQTADAIRAGARGAVVGRNLWGHGDPEKAAIAFRGVIHDGLSAQDALAKAGA from the coding sequence ATGAGCCTCGGAACCAAAGTGCGCCTTGCGCGCCTCTTCTCACATCCGTCGGGGAATCTTTTCGGCGGCGCGGTCGACCACTTTGTCGGCTATGGCGACGTGCGCAAAGGCGGTCTTGCCGACCTGCCGGGCGCGCTTGCCCGCGTCATGGTGGGCAAGCCCGACTACGTCAGCATCCAGCCAGGCACCGCGCGCCATCTGTGGCCGCAATATGCGGGCAAGGCTTCCCTGGTGATCCAGGCCGGCTGCTTCACCCCGGACGATCGCATCAGTGAACTGATTGCAACGCCCGAGGATGCGGTGCGCGCTGGCGCCGATGCCTTGGCCGTGGCCATTCCGGTGCGCGGCGCGACCGAGGGCAAATACATTCGCTGGCTGACCGATTCGGTGAATGCGGCGGCCCGCTACGGCATGCCGGTGGTGGCGCATATCTACCCTCGCGATTTCACCGACGGGGCAAAAATCGTCTTCACCCCCGACGAGATCGCCTATGCGGCACGCATCGGCTACGAGTCCGGCGTCGACGTGATCAAGATCGGCTACACCGGCGATTTCGAGTCGTTTCGAGAGACCGTTCGAACCTGCCCGGTGCCGGTTGTGATTGCCGGTGGTCCGAAGACCGATACGCTGCTCGGCGCCCTTCAGCAGACGGCGGACGCCATCCGTGCCGGCGCGCGCGGTGCTGTGGTGGGCCGCAATCTCTGGGGACACGGCGATCCGGAAAAGGCAGCGATTGCCTTCCGGGGCGTCATCCATGACGGCCTTTCGGCGCAAGACGCCTTGGCGAAGGCGGGTGCCTGA
- a CDS encoding PfkB family carbohydrate kinase gives MPTVPSILGFGAIAIDDIVYVDQPLSAGKGKVLQSARAFGGNVATALAAVARLGGSAGFVGWLGNAADDAVLCDLIESGVETAFAPRHPHARPVRSRITVGSDGERFIAYDDEAMLGTAPDFPDEVLSRATVLIVDSYGVGSLDVVARARDLGLAILGDIEWSSGPATERLIALCDHLILPLGFARTATGRGSPAEILDALWSPSRSAVVLTDGGRGVYYRGRDETGLWHLPPHRVVVVDSTGAGDCFHGAYAHALTRGTDTAGRVAFAAAAAALSITGRGGREALPTADQVTELLASTNAPSAVELKHAQLDAGT, from the coding sequence ATGCCCACCGTCCCTTCAATCCTCGGCTTCGGCGCGATTGCGATCGACGACATCGTCTATGTCGATCAGCCGTTGTCGGCGGGCAAGGGGAAGGTTCTGCAAAGTGCCCGGGCTTTCGGCGGAAATGTCGCGACGGCCCTTGCCGCCGTCGCGCGGCTCGGCGGAAGCGCCGGGTTCGTCGGATGGCTGGGCAATGCCGCCGACGACGCCGTGCTGTGTGATCTCATTGAGAGCGGTGTTGAAACCGCATTCGCGCCCCGCCACCCGCACGCGCGCCCGGTGCGCTCACGTATCACGGTCGGCTCGGACGGAGAGCGGTTCATCGCGTATGACGACGAAGCGATGCTGGGCACCGCGCCGGACTTTCCCGACGAAGTCCTCAGCCGCGCGACCGTCCTGATCGTCGACAGTTACGGCGTCGGGTCGCTGGATGTCGTGGCTCGGGCACGCGATCTCGGCCTTGCGATCCTCGGCGATATTGAATGGAGCAGCGGCCCAGCCACGGAGCGGCTGATCGCGCTCTGCGACCATCTCATTCTTCCACTCGGCTTTGCGCGGACCGCCACGGGGCGCGGATCGCCCGCCGAGATACTCGATGCATTGTGGTCGCCGTCGCGGTCCGCCGTGGTTCTGACCGATGGCGGCAGGGGCGTATACTATCGCGGACGCGATGAGACAGGGCTTTGGCACTTGCCCCCGCACCGGGTTGTCGTGGTCGACTCGACCGGCGCCGGTGACTGCTTTCATGGCGCCTACGCCCATGCATTGACGCGCGGAACCGACACCGCAGGCCGGGTAGCATTCGCTGCCGCGGCGGCGGCCCTTTCGATAACGGGGCGTGGCGGGCGCGAGGCGCTTCCGACCGCCGACCAGGTCACGGAACTGCTGGCGTCGACGAACGCGCCGTCGGCAGTCGAACTGAAACATGCGCAACTCGATGCCGGCACATAG
- a CDS encoding ABC transporter ATP-binding protein, which yields MAEVVLENICKTYGNNFHAIDQLNLSVEDGEFLILVGPSGCGKSTALRMIAGLEDVTSGSLRIGGVDVVDMPPKDRDIAMVFQSYALYPHMTVFENIAFSMRLAGKPKAERRKRVDEIAKTLQLTSLLDSKPATLSGGQRQRVAMGRAMVREPAAFLMDEPLSNLDAKLRVQMRAEITRLQKQLGVTTIYVTHDQTEAMTMGDRVAVLKGGVLQQVDTPKRLYESPVNAFVAGFIGSPSMNLFEATMTGGELMSGAFSIRLQDAAFVRRPGLKSYAGRKVVFGIRPEDLYDSSLESGRKYQTIPARVTSIEELGSEHIVHLNIDAIRVDSGDPDAVQDFGLTSNAVARFEPDSAVRSGSEIRLALDDTKLHFFDPETHLAI from the coding sequence ATGGCAGAAGTCGTTCTTGAGAATATCTGCAAGACCTACGGGAACAATTTTCACGCAATCGACCAATTGAACCTGTCGGTCGAGGACGGCGAGTTCTTGATTCTCGTCGGGCCGTCCGGCTGTGGCAAATCCACCGCGTTGCGAATGATCGCGGGATTGGAGGACGTCACCAGCGGCAGCCTTCGGATCGGCGGCGTCGACGTCGTCGACATGCCGCCCAAGGACCGCGACATTGCGATGGTCTTCCAGAGCTACGCGCTCTACCCGCATATGACGGTGTTCGAAAACATCGCCTTTTCGATGCGCCTGGCAGGCAAGCCGAAGGCCGAGCGCAGGAAGCGCGTGGACGAGATCGCCAAAACCCTTCAGCTGACGTCTCTGCTGGACAGCAAACCCGCGACCCTTTCAGGCGGACAGCGTCAGCGCGTTGCCATGGGCCGCGCCATGGTGCGCGAGCCGGCCGCCTTTCTCATGGACGAACCGCTTTCCAATCTGGACGCGAAGCTGCGCGTGCAAATGCGCGCCGAAATCACTCGCCTGCAAAAGCAGCTCGGCGTGACAACCATATATGTGACCCACGATCAGACCGAAGCGATGACGATGGGGGACAGGGTCGCCGTGCTGAAGGGCGGCGTGCTGCAGCAGGTCGATACACCCAAAAGGCTCTACGAATCGCCGGTGAACGCCTTCGTTGCAGGCTTTATCGGTTCTCCCTCGATGAACCTTTTCGAGGCGACCATGACGGGCGGCGAACTGATGTCCGGTGCCTTTTCCATCCGGCTGCAGGATGCAGCCTTCGTGCGCAGGCCGGGTTTGAAGTCGTATGCGGGGCGCAAGGTCGTGTTCGGGATACGGCCGGAGGATCTCTATGACAGCAGCCTCGAATCCGGCCGCAAGTATCAGACGATACCGGCAAGGGTGACCTCGATCGAAGAACTCGGGTCGGAACATATCGTCCATCTGAACATCGACGCCATCCGGGTGGACTCCGGCGACCCCGACGCGGTGCAGGATTTCGGCCTGACGTCGAATGCGGTGGCGAGATTCGAACCGGACAGCGCAGTCCGCTCCGGTTCGGAAATCCGGTTGGCCCTGGATGATACCAAGCTCCATTTCTTCGATCCCGAAACGCATCTGGCGATCTGA